A stretch of DNA from Staphylococcus sp. KG4-3:
AAGGCCATATGTTTTACCACCTAAAATACCAACGATAGTTAGAATACCGATGGCGATAAAGACGATAATTGTAATTACTTTAATTAATGATAACCAAAATTCAGTTTCACCAAATGCTTTAACTGAAAATATATTTAATAAGAAAAGTAAACATAAAAAGATAATACTCCAGGTTACTGGACTGAAAAATTGAAACGTATCCCAATAATTAAGTACACTTGCAGAAATAATGATATCTACACTCGTTACGAGTAACCATATTGCCCAATAGAGCCATCCCATAGTGAATCCTAATGACTTATCTACGAAACGGGTAGAGTAAGAACTGAAAGATCCTGAAACAGGGTAAAATGTGGCTAGTTCCCCAATAGAGGACATTAAGAAATACAACATTACCCCAATAATTAAATAAGCTAATATTGCACCACCAGGTCCAGCTTGAGAAATTACATTACCTGTAGCAACAAAAAGTCCGGTTCCAATGGCGCCCCCAATTGCTATCATTGAAATATGTCGAGAATTTAGACCACGATTCATATTATTTTGTGCCATAATAAGTCTCCTAATAGTTAATTAAAATATATACACTCCATTTTAATGCTTTTGATAGACACAAGCAATGCTTTTTATCGGCTAAAAGTCGCAAAATGTTTAAATATTGCGAAAATAGTCTAATTAATTAACGTTAGATATGTTGCTTTTAAAACTACTTTACATTAAAATAAGTACTAGGTAATAATTATTATTATTTGGATAGAGAATGAGGGGGAAATGTGATGAGCAACAATAAAAAATTAACTAGCTTATTTGGTGCACCAGTTTCTGATAGAGAAAATAGTATGACTGCTGGACCAAGAGGCCCACTAGTAATGCAAGATTGGTATTTTTTAGAACAAATGGCTCACTTTGATAGAGAGGTGATTCCAGAACGACGTATGCATGCAAAAGGATCAGGCGCATTTGGTACCTTTACAGTTACTAATGATATTACGCAATATACTTCAGCAAGTATTTTCTCTGAAGTTGGTAAACAGACTGAAATGTTTGCGCGTTTTTCAACAGTAGCAGGTGAACGTGGTGCAGCAGATGCAGAGCGTGATATTCGAGGATTCGCTTTGAAATTCTATACAGATGAGGGGAATTGGGATTTAGTTGGTAATAATACACCAGTATTCTTCTTCAGAGATCCTAAATTATTCGCCAGTTTAAATCACGCAGTTAAACGTGACCCAAGAACAAATATGCGTAGTGCTCAAAATAATTGGGACTTTTGGACGTCATTACCAGAAGCATTACATCAGGTTACAATCTTGATGTCTGACCGTGGTATTCCAAAAGGTTATAGAAATATGCATGGTTTTGGTTCTCATACTTACTCAATGTATAACGACAAAGGCGAACGCGTTTGGGTGAAGTTCCATCATAGAACACAACAAGGTATTGAAAACTTACAACCTGACGAAGCAGCGAAAATTATTGCCGACGATAGAGAATCATCACAACGTGATTTATTCGAAGCAATTGAAAATAAAGATTATCCGAAATGGAAGATGTACATCCAAGTGATGACGGAAGAACAAGCGAGAAATCATAAAGATAAT
This window harbors:
- a CDS encoding catalase gives rise to the protein MSNNKKLTSLFGAPVSDRENSMTAGPRGPLVMQDWYFLEQMAHFDREVIPERRMHAKGSGAFGTFTVTNDITQYTSASIFSEVGKQTEMFARFSTVAGERGAADAERDIRGFALKFYTDEGNWDLVGNNTPVFFFRDPKLFASLNHAVKRDPRTNMRSAQNNWDFWTSLPEALHQVTILMSDRGIPKGYRNMHGFGSHTYSMYNDKGERVWVKFHHRTQQGIENLQPDEAAKIIADDRESSQRDLFEAIENKDYPKWKMYIQVMTEEQARNHKDNPFDLTKVWYKGDYPLIEVGEWELNRNPDNYFQDVEQAAFAPTNIVPGLDFSPDKMLQGRLFSYGDAQRYRLGVNHWQIPVNQPKGVGIENICPFSRDGQMRILDNNQGGGTHYYPNSDGSFEDQPEFKKPGLKVEGEAYEYDFRQDDDNYFEQPGRLFRLQSKEQQERIFENTANEMQGTTLEVQHRHIRHCYKADSEYGKGVAKALGIDINDVDLEIKD